The proteins below come from a single Oryzomicrobium terrae genomic window:
- the mreC gene encoding rod shape-determining protein MreC, which translates to MDHQPPPFFKRGPAPLALLSIYFGLSVSLLVLDHRFHYLELLRKGIATVVLPVQQAVQTPLRAMTGVGSYFYTVDALKGENQDLQRRHLEDAAALSRVQQLEAENQRLRRLLEMRERLATGGKAAQILYGNRDPFTRRVVVDKGSQAGLTPGQPVIDDIGVIGQVTRTYPFLAEVTLITDKDQAVPVQVVRNGLRSVVFGLGNGALELRYMPANADVQNGDVLVTSGLDGVFPAGFPVAKVVRIERDASYSFARIICAPLAGVEQHGDVLVINSAPAVPARPEPEAKAENEDKAGDRATNKSNKLKKARQGRN; encoded by the coding sequence ATGGACCATCAGCCGCCCCCGTTCTTCAAGCGCGGCCCGGCGCCCCTGGCGCTCTTGTCGATCTATTTCGGCCTGTCCGTGTCGCTGCTGGTCCTCGACCACCGCTTCCATTACCTGGAACTGCTGCGCAAAGGCATCGCCACCGTGGTGCTGCCGGTGCAGCAGGCGGTGCAGACGCCGCTGCGCGCCATGACCGGCGTGGGCAGCTATTTCTATACGGTGGATGCCCTCAAGGGCGAAAACCAGGATCTGCAGCGCCGCCACCTCGAAGACGCCGCCGCCCTTTCCCGCGTCCAGCAGCTTGAGGCGGAGAACCAGCGCCTGCGTCGCCTGCTGGAAATGCGCGAGCGGCTCGCCACAGGGGGCAAGGCCGCCCAGATCCTCTACGGCAACCGGGATCCGTTCACCCGCCGCGTGGTGGTGGACAAGGGCAGCCAGGCCGGCCTGACCCCGGGCCAGCCGGTCATCGACGACATCGGCGTGATCGGCCAGGTGACCCGTACCTACCCGTTCCTCGCCGAAGTCACCCTGATCACCGACAAGGACCAGGCGGTGCCCGTCCAGGTGGTGCGCAACGGCCTGCGTTCGGTGGTTTTCGGCCTGGGCAACGGCGCCCTGGAGCTGCGCTACATGCCGGCCAACGCCGACGTGCAGAACGGCGACGTGCTGGTCACCTCGGGCCTCGACGGCGTCTTCCCGGCCGGCTTCCCGGTAGCCAAGGTGGTGCGCATCGAGCGCGACGCCTCCTACTCCTTCGCCCGCATCATCTGCGCCCCGCTGGCCGGCGTGGAGCAGCATGGCGACGTGCTGGTGATCAATTCCGCCCCGGCCGTGCCGGCACGGCCCGAGCCCGAAGCCAAAGCCGAGAACGAGGACAAGGCCGGCGACCGGGCCACCAACAAGTCCAACAAGCTGAAGAAGGCCCGCCAGGGGCGCAACTGA
- the gatC gene encoding Asp-tRNA(Asn)/Glu-tRNA(Gln) amidotransferase subunit GatC gives MSLTLDQVARIAHLARLEVTPAESDAVRDKLNGILAMIDELQSIDTAGVAPMAHAQDLAQRLRDDAVSEVDRRAAYQAVAPETEAGLYLVPKVIE, from the coding sequence ATGTCCCTGACCCTCGACCAGGTCGCCCGGATCGCCCACCTCGCCCGCCTTGAGGTGACGCCCGCCGAAAGCGATGCCGTTCGCGACAAATTGAACGGCATTCTCGCCATGATCGACGAACTTCAGTCCATCGACACTGCCGGCGTGGCGCCCATGGCCCACGCCCAGGATCTGGCCCAGCGCCTGCGCGACGACGCCGTCAGCGAAGTCGACCGCCGTGCCGCCTACCAGGCCGTGGCCCCGGAAACCGAGGCCGGCCTGTACCTCGTGCCCAAGGTGATCGAGTAA
- the gatB gene encoding Asp-tRNA(Asn)/Glu-tRNA(Gln) amidotransferase subunit GatB: MQWEVVIGLETHAQLSTVSKIFSGSSTAFGADPNTQASAIDLALPGVLPVLNRKAVECAIKFGLAVGAEVSPRSVFARKNYFYPDLPKGYQISQFELPVVVGGNLVLQVGQGENAYEKTVRLTRAHLEEDAGKSLHEDFHGKTGIDLNRAGTPLLEIVSEPDMRSSAEAVAYAKTLHALVRWIGICDGNMQEGSFRCDANVSVRRPGGPLGTRREIKNLNSFRFLQQAIDYEVRWQIETLEDGGKIEQATVLFDPDTGETRAMRSKEDAQDYRYFPDPDLLPLVISDAWKAEVKAAMPELPGEKRARLEAEYGLSAYDAATLTASLEVADYFDAAVVALGAAGKAQAKTVANWVMGELSARLNKDGRDIGESPVSATQLAGLVARIGDNTISNAIAKKVFEALWNGDGQSADEIIDKQGLKQITDSGAIEKLVDEVLAANPGNVAEYKAGKEKAFNALVGQVMKAAKGKANPQQVNDLLKAKLAG, from the coding sequence ATGCAGTGGGAAGTTGTCATCGGGCTCGAGACCCACGCCCAGCTCTCGACCGTCTCCAAGATTTTCTCCGGCAGTTCCACCGCTTTCGGCGCCGATCCCAACACCCAGGCCTCGGCCATCGACCTGGCCCTGCCCGGTGTGCTGCCGGTGCTCAACCGCAAGGCCGTCGAATGCGCCATCAAGTTCGGCCTGGCGGTAGGCGCCGAAGTGTCGCCGCGCTCGGTGTTCGCCCGTAAAAACTACTTTTACCCGGACCTGCCCAAGGGCTACCAGATCAGCCAGTTCGAGCTGCCGGTAGTGGTCGGCGGCAACCTGGTGCTGCAAGTCGGGCAAGGGGAAAACGCCTACGAGAAGACCGTGCGCCTGACCCGGGCCCACCTTGAGGAAGACGCCGGCAAGTCCCTGCACGAGGACTTCCACGGCAAGACCGGCATCGACCTCAACCGGGCCGGCACGCCGCTGCTGGAGATCGTCTCCGAGCCCGACATGCGCTCCTCCGCCGAAGCCGTGGCCTACGCCAAGACCCTGCACGCCCTGGTGCGCTGGATCGGCATCTGCGACGGCAACATGCAGGAAGGCTCGTTCCGCTGCGACGCCAACGTCTCGGTGCGCCGCCCCGGCGGGCCCCTGGGCACTCGCCGCGAAATCAAGAACCTCAACTCCTTCCGCTTCCTGCAGCAGGCCATCGACTACGAGGTGCGCTGGCAGATCGAGACCCTGGAGGACGGCGGCAAGATCGAGCAGGCCACCGTGCTGTTCGACCCGGACACGGGCGAGACCCGGGCCATGCGCAGCAAGGAAGATGCCCAGGACTACCGCTACTTCCCGGACCCGGACCTGCTGCCCCTGGTGATTTCCGACGCCTGGAAGGCCGAGGTCAAAGCAGCCATGCCCGAACTGCCCGGTGAGAAGCGCGCCCGCCTGGAAGCCGAGTACGGCCTGTCCGCCTACGATGCGGCGACCCTGACCGCCTCCCTGGAAGTGGCCGACTACTTCGACGCCGCCGTGGTCGCCCTGGGTGCCGCCGGCAAGGCCCAGGCCAAGACCGTGGCCAACTGGGTGATGGGCGAACTGTCCGCCCGGCTCAACAAGGATGGCCGCGACATCGGCGAGTCGCCCGTGTCTGCCACCCAGCTGGCCGGCCTGGTGGCACGCATCGGCGACAACACCATCTCCAACGCCATCGCCAAGAAGGTGTTCGAGGCCCTGTGGAACGGCGACGGCCAGTCCGCCGACGAGATCATCGACAAGCAAGGCCTCAAGCAGATCACCGACAGCGGCGCCATCGAGAAGCTGGTGGACGAAGTGCTGGCGGCCAACCCGGGCAACGTGGCCGAGTACAAGGCCGGCAAGGAGAAGGCCTTCAACGCCTTGGTCGGCCAGGTGATGAAGGCGGCCAAGGGCAAGGCCAACCCGCAGCAGGTCAACGACCTACTGAAAGCCAAGCTGGCCGGCTGA
- the mrdA gene encoding penicillin-binding protein 2, which yields MPHDFASQDREQSQFRFRLGFAGVAVLLCFTLLFIRFFYLQVLQHDYYATRAEDNRISLIPIMPNRGLILDANGVVMARNYSAFTLEIIPSKSGDLDETIDALAAIIDIQPRDRRRFKKLLDESKNFESIPIRTKLTDEEVARFAANRYRFPGVEVKARLFRQYPQGPLGAHAIGYINRINAKDVDWIEENEQSANYKGTEHIGKTGLEQHYEFDLHGVTGYEQVEVDAGGRAIRTLARTAPIPGNNLTLTLDAKLQEVAEKAFGNRRGSLVAIEPSTGGILALVSTPTFDPNLFVDGIDPQSWKELNESLDKPMVNRALNGAYPPGSTFKPFMALAALETGKRTPGQAIADPGFFNFGGHQFRDDKKGGHGMVDMYKSITQSCDTYYYMLANDMGIDNIAAFMKQLGLGQATGIDIAGESVGVLPSPEWKKRRFKRPEQQKWFAGETISIGIGQGYNAYTPLQLALATATLANNGVMYKPHLVKYITDTRTGEKRLIEPKPLRTLPFKQQNIDTIKHAMVGVNKEGTGARAFAGAAYESGGKTGTAQVFSLKGGNYKESATHERLRDHALFIAFAPADKPRIALVVLVENGGFGAQSAAPIARQVLDYYLVGKEAKGPAAEDASGEESADVH from the coding sequence ATGCCTCATGACTTCGCCAGCCAGGACCGGGAACAGTCCCAGTTTCGCTTTCGCCTCGGCTTTGCCGGGGTGGCCGTGCTGCTCTGCTTCACCCTCCTGTTCATCCGCTTCTTCTACCTGCAGGTACTGCAGCACGACTACTATGCCACCCGGGCCGAGGACAACCGCATCTCCCTGATTCCGATCATGCCCAACCGGGGCCTGATCCTGGATGCCAACGGGGTGGTGATGGCGCGCAACTATTCGGCCTTCACCCTGGAGATCATCCCCTCTAAGAGCGGCGATCTGGACGAGACCATCGACGCCCTGGCCGCCATCATCGACATCCAGCCGCGGGACCGGCGCCGCTTCAAGAAACTGCTCGATGAGAGCAAGAACTTCGAGTCGATCCCGATCCGCACCAAGCTCACCGACGAGGAAGTGGCGCGCTTCGCCGCCAACCGCTACCGCTTCCCCGGGGTCGAGGTGAAGGCGCGCCTGTTCCGCCAGTATCCCCAGGGCCCCCTGGGGGCCCACGCCATCGGCTACATCAACCGCATCAACGCCAAGGATGTGGACTGGATCGAAGAGAACGAACAAAGCGCCAACTACAAGGGCACCGAGCACATCGGCAAGACCGGTCTGGAGCAGCACTACGAGTTCGACCTGCACGGCGTGACCGGTTACGAGCAGGTCGAGGTCGATGCCGGCGGCCGGGCCATCCGCACCTTGGCGCGCACGGCACCGATTCCCGGCAACAACCTGACCCTGACCCTGGATGCCAAACTCCAGGAGGTGGCGGAAAAGGCCTTCGGCAACCGGCGCGGTTCCCTGGTGGCGATCGAACCGTCCACCGGCGGCATCCTTGCCCTGGTGTCCACCCCCACTTTCGACCCCAACCTGTTCGTGGACGGCATCGACCCGCAGAGCTGGAAGGAACTCAACGAGTCCCTGGACAAGCCGATGGTGAACCGGGCCTTGAACGGTGCCTATCCGCCCGGCTCCACCTTCAAGCCGTTCATGGCCCTGGCTGCCCTGGAAACGGGCAAGCGCACCCCGGGGCAGGCCATCGCCGACCCGGGCTTCTTCAACTTCGGCGGCCACCAGTTCCGTGACGACAAGAAGGGCGGGCACGGCATGGTGGACATGTACAAGTCGATCACCCAGTCCTGCGATACCTACTACTACATGCTGGCCAACGACATGGGCATCGACAACATCGCGGCCTTCATGAAGCAACTGGGCTTGGGCCAGGCCACCGGCATCGACATCGCCGGTGAGTCGGTGGGGGTGCTGCCGTCGCCGGAATGGAAGAAGCGCCGCTTCAAACGCCCCGAGCAGCAAAAATGGTTCGCCGGTGAAACCATCTCGATCGGCATCGGCCAGGGCTACAACGCCTACACCCCGTTGCAGCTGGCCCTGGCCACCGCCACCCTGGCCAACAACGGCGTGATGTACAAGCCGCACCTGGTCAAGTACATCACCGACACCCGCACCGGCGAGAAGCGCCTGATCGAACCCAAGCCCCTGCGCACCCTGCCTTTCAAGCAGCAGAACATCGACACCATCAAGCACGCCATGGTCGGGGTAAACAAGGAGGGCACCGGCGCCCGGGCCTTCGCCGGGGCCGCCTACGAGTCCGGCGGCAAGACCGGTACGGCCCAGGTGTTCTCGCTCAAGGGCGGCAACTACAAGGAATCGGCCACCCACGAACGGCTGCGCGACCACGCCTTGTTCATTGCCTTCGCCCCCGCCGACAAGCCCAGGATCGCCCTGGTGGTGCTGGTGGAAAACGGCGGTTTCGGCGCCCAGTCGGCGGCACCGATCGCCCGTCAGGTGCTCGACTACTACCTGGTCGGCAAGGAGGCCAAGGGGCCGGCTGCCGAAGACGCTTCCGGAGAAGAAAGTGCCGACGTTCATTAA
- the mreD gene encoding rod shape-determining protein MreD yields MQPTFSSSRILLPARPWFVHLTLLLAFVLNCLPSRAWPGVPDWVALVLCFWSVREFRLVGMGWGFVLGLAMDVADGSLMGQHALAYVLLAYGAAALARRVLWFPLLTQALHVLPLLFGIQVLQLAIRTWSGAEFPGLAYLLSPLVETLLWVPATYLLLLPQYQPVERDANRPI; encoded by the coding sequence ATGCAACCGACCTTCTCCTCCTCCCGCATCCTGCTGCCGGCCCGTCCCTGGTTCGTGCACCTGACGCTGCTGCTGGCCTTCGTGCTCAACTGCCTGCCCAGCCGTGCCTGGCCGGGGGTGCCCGACTGGGTGGCCCTGGTGCTGTGCTTCTGGAGCGTGCGTGAATTCCGCCTGGTCGGCATGGGCTGGGGCTTCGTCCTCGGCCTGGCGATGGACGTGGCCGACGGCAGCCTGATGGGGCAGCACGCTCTGGCCTACGTGCTGCTTGCCTACGGGGCCGCTGCCCTGGCGCGCCGCGTGCTGTGGTTCCCCCTGCTGACCCAGGCGCTGCACGTGTTGCCCCTGCTGTTCGGCATCCAGGTGCTGCAATTGGCGATCCGCACCTGGTCCGGGGCCGAATTCCCCGGCCTCGCCTACCTGCTCTCGCCCCTGGTGGAAACCCTGTTGTGGGTGCCGGCCACCTACCTGCTGTTGCTGCCCCAGTACCAGCCGGTGGAACGGGACGCCAACCGGCCCATCTGA
- the gatA gene encoding Asp-tRNA(Asn)/Glu-tRNA(Gln) amidotransferase subunit GatA yields the protein MINASLKELSAALADKRISSTELTQLYLDRIARLNPDLNAYITVDAERSLAAAKAADARRAAGNAHALTGVPLAQKDIFCAEGWRTTCGSKMLETFVSPYDAHVVTRLEKDAGMVSLGKTNMDEFAMGSSNETSYYGPVQNPWDRSRVPGGSSGGSAAAVAARLAPIATGTDTGGSIRQPAALCNLTGLKPTYGVVSRWGMIAFASSLDQAGPMGKSAEDCALLLSAMAGFDPKDSTSLERPVEDYARDLEQPLAGLKIGLPKEFFADGMDADVAKAVDEAIAEYRKLGAEIVEVSLPNMKLSVPAYYVIAPAEASSNLSRFDGVRYGHRAAEYTDLTSLYKKSRAEGFGAEVKRRILIGTYVLSHGYYDAYYLQAQKVRRLIAQDFAAAFAQCDVILGPTSPDVAFRAGEKAADPVQMYLSDIYTIAVNLAGLPGMSLPCGFAQRDGKRLPVGLQLIGDYFSEARLLNVAHQYQRATDWHQQMPEGL from the coding sequence ATGATCAACGCCTCCCTCAAGGAACTGTCGGCCGCCCTGGCCGACAAGCGCATCTCCAGCACCGAGCTGACCCAGCTCTACCTGGACCGCATCGCCCGGCTCAACCCGGACCTCAACGCCTACATCACCGTGGACGCCGAGAGGTCCCTGGCCGCGGCCAAGGCCGCCGACGCCCGCCGCGCCGCCGGCAACGCCCATGCCCTGACCGGGGTGCCCCTGGCTCAGAAGGACATCTTCTGCGCCGAAGGCTGGCGCACCACCTGCGGCTCGAAGATGCTCGAGACCTTCGTCTCGCCCTACGATGCCCACGTGGTCACCCGCCTGGAAAAAGACGCCGGCATGGTGTCCCTGGGCAAGACCAACATGGACGAGTTCGCCATGGGCTCGTCCAACGAAACCTCCTACTACGGCCCGGTGCAGAACCCCTGGGACCGCAGCCGGGTGCCCGGCGGCTCGTCCGGCGGTTCTGCCGCGGCGGTGGCCGCCCGCCTGGCGCCGATCGCCACCGGCACCGACACCGGCGGTTCGATCCGCCAGCCCGCCGCCCTATGCAACCTGACCGGCCTCAAGCCCACTTACGGCGTGGTGTCGCGCTGGGGCATGATCGCCTTCGCCTCGTCCCTGGACCAGGCCGGCCCCATGGGCAAGAGTGCCGAAGACTGCGCCCTGCTGCTCTCCGCCATGGCCGGTTTCGATCCCAAGGACTCCACCAGCCTGGAGCGCCCGGTCGAGGACTACGCCCGCGACCTGGAGCAGCCCCTGGCCGGCCTGAAGATCGGCCTGCCCAAGGAGTTCTTCGCCGACGGCATGGACGCCGACGTGGCCAAGGCAGTCGATGAAGCCATCGCTGAATACCGCAAGCTGGGCGCCGAGATCGTGGAGGTGTCGCTGCCCAACATGAAGTTGTCGGTGCCGGCCTACTACGTGATCGCGCCGGCCGAGGCCAGCTCAAACCTGTCGCGCTTCGACGGGGTGCGCTACGGCCACCGCGCCGCCGAGTACACCGACCTCACCTCGCTGTACAAGAAGAGCCGTGCCGAAGGCTTCGGCGCCGAAGTGAAGCGCCGCATCCTGATCGGCACCTACGTGCTCTCCCACGGCTACTACGACGCCTACTACCTGCAGGCCCAGAAGGTGCGCCGGCTGATCGCCCAGGACTTCGCCGCGGCCTTCGCCCAGTGCGACGTGATCCTCGGCCCGACCAGCCCGGACGTGGCCTTCCGCGCCGGCGAGAAGGCGGCCGACCCGGTGCAGATGTACCTCTCAGACATCTACACCATCGCCGTCAACCTGGCCGGCCTGCCCGGCATGTCCCTGCCCTGCGGCTTCGCCCAGCGCGACGGCAAACGCCTGCCGGTGGGGCTGCAATTGATCGGCGACTACTTCAGCGAGGCCCGCCTGCTGAACGTCGCCCACCAGTACCAGCGTGCCACCGACTGGCACCAGCAGATGCCGGAGGGCCTGTAA
- the pyrE gene encoding orotate phosphoribosyltransferase, translating to MQDFRQEFIAYAVARNVLRFGEFKTKAGRLSPYFFNAGLFNDGEALAKLAQFYAQAIGASGLQCDVLFGPAYKGIPLVSAISVVLAQQGQNFPYAYNRKEAKDHGEGGVLVGAPLAGRVLIIDDVISAGTSVRESVELIRQAGATPAGVLIALDRMERGQGDLSAVQEVTRDYGIPVVAVATLDDLMAYLADHAELAAHADAVARYRTQYGVPR from the coding sequence ATGCAGGATTTTCGCCAGGAATTCATCGCCTACGCCGTTGCACGCAACGTGCTGCGTTTTGGTGAATTCAAGACCAAGGCCGGGCGGCTGTCGCCCTACTTCTTCAACGCCGGGCTGTTCAACGACGGCGAAGCGCTGGCGAAACTGGCCCAATTCTACGCCCAGGCCATCGGCGCCTCGGGCTTGCAATGCGACGTGCTGTTCGGACCGGCCTACAAGGGTATTCCCCTGGTGTCGGCGATCTCGGTGGTCCTCGCCCAGCAGGGTCAGAATTTCCCCTACGCCTACAACCGCAAGGAAGCCAAGGACCACGGCGAGGGCGGCGTGCTGGTGGGCGCTCCCCTGGCCGGCCGGGTGCTGATCATCGACGACGTGATCTCGGCCGGAACCTCGGTGCGCGAGTCGGTGGAACTGATCCGCCAGGCCGGCGCCACCCCGGCTGGCGTGCTGATCGCCCTGGACCGCATGGAACGCGGCCAGGGCGATCTCTCCGCAGTCCAGGAAGTGACGCGCGACTACGGCATCCCGGTGGTCGCCGTCGCCACCCTGGACGACCTGATGGCCTACTTGGCCGACCACGCCGAGTTGGCTGCCCACGCCGACGCCGTGGCCCGTTACCGGACCCAGTACGGTGTGCCCCGTTAA
- a CDS encoding exodeoxyribonuclease III, whose product MLRIVSLNLNGIRSAWNKGFPDWVASHGADIFCFQELKAQIPDLSPDMVAPPGYHAYYHCAEKRGYSGVGLWSRHEPDRVVEGIGHPGFDAEGRYLRADFGKLTVVSLYLPSGSSSEERQQAKFAFMAEFAPVLADLMAEAKRDGREVVVCGDWNIAHKEIDLKNWKSNQKNSGFLPEERAWLSNLFEQGGWVDAFRRVDDRAERYTWWSNRGQAWAKNVGWRIDYQIATPGLADAARHAEIWVDSRFSDHAPLTLDYDFTLA is encoded by the coding sequence ATGTTACGCATCGTCTCACTGAATCTCAACGGCATCCGCTCCGCCTGGAACAAGGGTTTCCCCGACTGGGTCGCCAGCCACGGGGCCGACATCTTCTGCTTTCAGGAATTGAAGGCCCAGATTCCCGACCTGTCCCCGGACATGGTCGCCCCGCCGGGTTACCACGCCTACTACCACTGCGCCGAAAAGCGCGGCTACAGTGGCGTCGGCCTGTGGAGCCGGCATGAACCGGACCGGGTGGTGGAAGGCATTGGCCACCCGGGCTTCGACGCCGAGGGCCGCTACCTGCGCGCCGACTTCGGCAAGCTCACGGTAGTGTCCCTGTACCTGCCCTCGGGCTCCAGTTCGGAGGAACGACAGCAAGCCAAGTTCGCCTTCATGGCCGAATTCGCCCCGGTGCTGGCCGACCTGATGGCCGAGGCCAAGCGCGACGGCCGGGAAGTGGTGGTGTGCGGCGACTGGAACATCGCTCACAAGGAAATCGACCTGAAGAACTGGAAGTCGAACCAGAAGAACTCCGGCTTTCTGCCTGAGGAACGGGCCTGGCTGTCCAACCTGTTCGAGCAGGGCGGCTGGGTGGACGCCTTCCGCCGGGTCGACGACCGCGCCGAGCGCTACACCTGGTGGTCGAACCGGGGCCAAGCCTGGGCCAAGAACGTGGGCTGGCGGATCGATTACCAGATCGCCACGCCGGGGCTGGCCGACGCGGCCCGCCACGCCGAAATCTGGGTGGACAGCCGTTTTTCCGACCACGCCCCGCTCACCCTGGACTACGACTTCACCCTGGCGTGA
- the rodA gene encoding rod shape-determining protein RodA, whose amino-acid sequence MPTFINRFLNRLTDHLDGPLLVIAGLLLLIGTATVYSATYTTLSRVPSQILNIATAFAVMWVVARTQPTTLMRFAVPLYVIGLVLLVLVFLFGVKVNGARRWLSIGFTRIQPSEIMKIAMPLMLAWYFHKHEAALRFKHYVVAALILIVPFGLIAKQPDLGTAILVGAAGFFVIFFAGLSWKVLVGLLVAGGSALPFLWNVLHDYQRKRILTLLDPSSDPLGAGYHIIQSTIAIGSGGPLGKGWLNGTQTHLEFIPERHTDFIFAVFSEEWGLLGNIVLLVLYFFLVGRGLVIATNAPTLFSRLLAAAVTGLFFTCAFVNMGMVAGILPVVGVPLPFMSYGGTALVTFALGLGILMSIQSHRMLVKK is encoded by the coding sequence GTGCCGACGTTCATTAACCGCTTTCTCAACCGGCTGACCGACCACCTGGACGGCCCCCTGCTGGTGATCGCCGGCTTGCTGCTGCTGATCGGCACGGCCACGGTCTATTCGGCCACCTACACCACCCTGTCCCGGGTGCCCAGCCAGATCCTCAACATTGCCACCGCCTTCGCCGTGATGTGGGTGGTGGCCCGCACCCAGCCCACCACCCTGATGCGCTTTGCCGTGCCGCTCTACGTGATCGGCCTAGTGCTGCTGGTGCTGGTCTTCCTCTTCGGCGTCAAGGTCAATGGCGCGCGGCGCTGGCTGTCGATCGGCTTCACTCGCATCCAGCCCTCCGAGATCATGAAGATCGCCATGCCGCTGATGCTCGCCTGGTACTTCCACAAGCACGAGGCGGCGCTGCGCTTCAAGCACTACGTGGTGGCGGCCCTGATCCTGATCGTGCCGTTCGGCCTGATCGCCAAGCAGCCCGACTTGGGTACGGCCATCCTGGTCGGTGCCGCCGGCTTCTTCGTCATCTTCTTCGCCGGCCTGTCGTGGAAGGTACTGGTGGGCCTGCTGGTCGCCGGCGGCTCGGCCCTGCCTTTCCTCTGGAACGTGCTGCACGACTACCAGCGCAAGCGCATCCTGACCCTGCTCGACCCCAGCTCCGACCCCCTCGGCGCTGGTTACCACATCATCCAGTCCACCATCGCCATCGGCTCCGGCGGCCCCCTGGGCAAGGGCTGGCTGAACGGCACCCAGACCCACCTGGAATTCATCCCGGAGCGGCACACCGACTTCATCTTCGCCGTGTTCTCCGAAGAATGGGGCCTGCTCGGCAACATCGTGCTGCTGGTGCTCTACTTCTTCCTCGTCGGCCGCGGCCTGGTCATCGCCACCAACGCGCCAACCCTGTTCTCGCGCCTGCTGGCGGCCGCCGTCACCGGCCTGTTCTTCACCTGCGCCTTCGTCAACATGGGCATGGTGGCGGGCATCCTGCCGGTGGTGGGGGTTCCCCTGCCGTTCATGTCCTACGGCGGCACCGCCCTGGTGACCTTCGCCCTGGGCCTGGGTATCCTGATGAGCATCCAGAGCCATCGCATGCTGGTGAAGAAATGA
- a CDS encoding rod shape-determining protein, with amino-acid sequence MFGFLRSYFSNDLAIDLGTANTLIYVRGKGIVLDEPSVVAIRLEGGPNAKKTIQAVGKEAKLMLGKTPGTITAIRPMKDGVIADFTVTEQMLKQFIKKVHDSKLLSPSPRIIICVPCGSTQVERRAIRESAIGAGASQVYLIEEPMAAAIGAGLPVADATGSMVVDIGGGTTEVGVISLGGMVYSTSVRVGGDKFDESIINYIRRNYGMLIGETTAENIKKEIGSAFPGSEVKEMEVKGRNLAEGIPRAFTISSNEILEALTEPLNQIVSAVKSALEQTPPELGADIAERGMVLTGGGALLRDLDRLLMEETGLPVVVGEDPLTCVVRGSGLALEKMDKLGSIFANE; translated from the coding sequence ATGTTCGGCTTTCTGCGCAGTTACTTTTCCAACGACCTGGCCATCGACCTGGGTACGGCCAATACCCTGATCTACGTGCGTGGCAAGGGCATCGTTCTGGATGAACCGTCGGTAGTGGCGATCCGCCTCGAGGGCGGCCCCAATGCCAAGAAGACCATCCAGGCGGTGGGCAAGGAAGCCAAGCTGATGCTGGGCAAGACGCCGGGCACCATCACCGCCATCCGCCCGATGAAGGACGGCGTGATCGCCGACTTCACCGTCACCGAGCAGATGCTCAAGCAGTTCATCAAGAAGGTGCACGACTCCAAGCTGCTGTCGCCCTCGCCGCGCATCATCATCTGCGTGCCCTGCGGTTCGACCCAGGTGGAACGGCGCGCTATCCGCGAATCCGCCATCGGCGCCGGCGCCTCCCAGGTGTACCTGATCGAGGAACCCATGGCCGCGGCCATCGGCGCCGGCCTGCCCGTGGCCGATGCTACCGGCTCAATGGTGGTGGACATCGGTGGCGGCACCACCGAAGTGGGCGTGATTTCCCTGGGCGGCATGGTCTATTCCACCTCTGTGCGCGTCGGCGGCGACAAGTTCGACGAGTCGATCATCAACTACATCCGCCGCAACTACGGCATGCTGATCGGCGAAACCACCGCCGAGAACATCAAGAAGGAAATCGGCTCCGCCTTCCCGGGTTCCGAAGTCAAGGAAATGGAAGTGAAGGGCCGCAACCTGGCCGAGGGCATCCCCCGCGCCTTCACCATTTCCTCCAACGAGATCCTCGAGGCCCTCACCGAGCCGCTCAACCAGATCGTTTCCGCGGTCAAGTCGGCCCTGGAGCAGACCCCGCCCGAACTCGGCGCCGACATCGCCGAGCGCGGCATGGTGCTCACCGGCGGCGGCGCCCTGCTGCGCGACCTGGATCGGCTGCTGATGGAAGAGACCGGCCTGCCCGTGGTGGTCGGCGAAGATCCGCTGACCTGCGTGGTGCGCGGTTCCGGCCTGGCCCTGGAAAAGATGGACAAGCTCGGCAGCATCTTCGCCAACGAGTGA